Within the Dunckerocampus dactyliophorus isolate RoL2022-P2 chromosome 10, RoL_Ddac_1.1, whole genome shotgun sequence genome, the region GGGACCCAAGTGAACTTTTCCTGTGACGTGGTAAACGGACTCAATCTTTGTACCCGCCATTCTCACCATCAGTGatggcgcgcacacacacacacacgggtgtGACACAATAATGACTTTGGGGGAATGGAACCATGCTCATGCAGTTGCTAGACTGTGTCTGCTaataaaaatgcagaaatggTCTTGAAACCATTTATTGGGTTTGCCATCATGTGCTGTGGTTTATCTATTAAAAAAGCAAGACCATCTTCCCTAATTCTTTCATATCAAAAACTGATGTCAGCAACGTTTAATACATGACACAAGCACAATATAACCTTCCAAAATAAagcattaggaaaaaaaaagatttatttggtccagctgactttgggaatATCATAATGCTCCGTCAGGTTGTCCAGGTGGCGATTAAAGTCCTGCAGAATAACAAAAAGGCACGTTAGTCGATGCAAGCAGCGTGTTTCTTCTCTTAGAAAACACAGCAGATCAGTCAGTGGCCAAAGTCCAAGAGTAATAAATCTGGCCCTAAAACTGAGGGCATAAGTGTTTCCTAAAAGATTAGAATATCGATAAGAGAAAGTGTGGAAAGTAAATGTCTTCATAATTCATTCCCCAGAGGTTCAATGGCCCTTTTGCACATCATATTTTTGATGCAATTGATGTTCACATGATGCTTGTTCCACACAATTTCCATCATAAAAGTGTGTGGAAAAATAGTCAAATGTTCCCCCTTCACGTCATATCTCCCTAAGTGTTTGGAACTGTATTTAAACCATCACGAGCACATATTTCCTCTCtcactgaaaaaatgtaaacatttcaaTTAAGACTGTCAAAGTTAAAGCAAGTTAcctttaatgactttttttttaatgcacgaTTAACGTGCGCATGTCTTGTTTGACCCTCAGCCCACACCATAGTTTGAGGAAGCAACGGCCATCATGGAGTACAAATATTGATGAGAAATGGAGGAAGAAATGAGTATTTTCATTGGTAAGTTTAGCTTGAAAgaaacaagaccaaagttatttgtatctcctgtcgctgtgattggaattgtcacggactaTGTCGCCTGCCGGAGAGAATCGAGCTgcgagaaggtactgaagcacttagatttttttattgtcattttagaagcaagCCGTCCCGCGACTGAttgttttgctttgaactggaTACGAGCCGCTAGTTAATGGCAGGCATAGCTGAAGACAGCTATGTAGGGGCTTATGTCAATGTTCCCAGCGACGAGctagtcaccaggaaagatAATTAGCCAAACAAAAGTACATTCTAGCCATCTAATCTTataatgtattgtgtaaaactatgacaggaacatgaaattaaaagcacgaaatgaatacggagccaccatccaccagtaccagcctggactttcaatgtcattgtttttcacAGAGGTTGTGtactgaacaaatatgcacattagcactcgataaGCTCATCAAatctcacctttatgcattcccacatagtatcagcaattgggagcaaatatgagctgaaagaaaaaggctaaaaatacagtatagttcctgcaaccctaatgaggagaagcagcaaaggaaatggatggatggatacagtatagttgacaatctgtgcagcgtgggacaaagttacatCAAAGAACATCAAACAAAATGGGACAATGCGCCACTTGCATTAAACATagattattactattatgaacctttatttaaccagataaaaatccactgagatcaggatctctttcacaagggtgacctggccaagaggtcagcaACACACGTCACACGTGATAAATGTACAAATCTAGGAGGTGACAATAAACAATGTATATGAACACACATACTTTGTAAGGTGCAGGTGATTAGtgataaatacatacaagctatttaaaacaaaaggtactgttctgtggtctcacgcTCTTCGTCCAACAGGACCGAAAGGCTCCAAAAGGAATGAGTTCTGAGAGCTTCAGTTCAGCCTGTAAAAAATTCCACGCTATGAGGGCTGCAAAACTGAACGCTCTCTTCCCCAGTTCAGTTCTGACACGAGGAACAGAGAGATGGGGGATGTCACAAGACCACAAGGCATAGTGACTTTCAGTTCTCTGGAGTAAAGTACTTAGATATGTTGGGATTAAGCCAAGCAGAGCCTTATAAGTCAGGATCAGCCAGTGTTTATACCTATGGCAGTCCTGATTTCACATATAAGTCACAATGATGTGTGAGGCTGCCATCACCAGTGACAAACCTCAAGGTCCTGTGATAGACACTGTTTAAAATTTGGAGACACCTGAGAGGAGcatccacatactgtacagcacATTTCCATAGTCGATCAGAGGGAGAAACGTAGCTGAAACAAGCAGTTTCCTGGCTCTGAGCGAAAAACAAGTCTATTTCTATAATAGAACCCCATTTTCACCCTGAGTTTGGAAACTAATTTTGCGATATGTGCCTTAAAGGAAAGCTGGTGGTCAAGAAGGAACCCCAGGTGTTTGTAATCAGAGACCAGCTGGATGGTGTTACCCTGCAGCGTGACAACAATTGGTATGTTTACTGGGAACACACTGGAATTTTAAAAGACCATGAGCttggttttttctgtatttaagaCCAGTTTCAGGGTCCTCAGACAAGACTGAACAACATTAAAAGCAGCTTGTAAAAAGCCAAAAGCCTGAGTTAGTGAGGGTGAACGGCAATAAATAATGGAatcatcggcataaaaatgataaaatgcgtTTGACACATCAGTACACAGActgttgatatactgtataatgaaaataaaatgggaccCAGAACTGATCCTTGGGGCACCCTTTTCAACAAATCAAGAGTAGTGGAGGTGGATCCTGCCACCTGCGCACACTGAATTCTGTTGGTTAAATAATCAGAAAACCAATCACTGGCCGATTTCGAAATACCACTGCTGTGTAAAACTTCAACCAAGAGTCCGTGGTCtactgtgtcaaaggctttggataaatcaataaaaagagCTACACAATGTTTCTTACTGTCCAGAGCCTCAATAAAATCATTTAAGACTTTAAGACCAGCAGTAACAGTGGTGTGCTGTTTTCTAAAACCTGATTGAAACAATGATAACATATTTCTTTGACACTGAAAAGTCTGTTCATTGATCACTGATACTTTGGCTAATATACATCATTTAGAAATTGGTCTGTAATTATACATACAAGGATGGCCTCCTTTTAAAAGGGGAAGAACGAATGCAGACTTCCAAACTTTGGGTAATTTATTGCTGATAAAACTAAGAATACAAATATGCACTAGAGGCTCAGCAATAAAATCAGCAGCCAAATTTACGAAAAAAGGATCAACATTATCAGGTCCAGCAGCTTTTTTTGGGTCCAGTCTCCTCAGAGCACTCCGAACCTCAGAGGCAGTCCCAGCAGTAAAGTCAAACAGACAGGTGGTATCACCACTTGCTGATGTTGGGACCAAAGGTGAGTTCACACAAGCTGGATCCGCTTTCGACAGCTCCGGATGTAAAGACTCAAACAAGGagccagcagaaataaaatgatcattaaaaCAATTTATTGGACACGGGTCCTGAACCAGAAATCAGAGAAGTTCACAAGTCATTTCATGATTAGTTGATTTCATGACCtgccaacatttttttgtgtcttttagaTTTTTTGTTGATTCAGTCAAGTAAAAGTCAGATTTAGCTTTTTTCATtacaaaagtacatttgttaCAAAGTCAACGAAAGCTGAGCCAGTCTGCCTCTGATTTAGTTTTTCAAGTCCTTGCCCAGGCAGCGTCCCTATCCTTAAGGTTTCCTAAATCAGATGAAAACCAAGGATTTTTTCGTCCCTTCACCCTAAATTTTGATTGGAGCATGCCTATTTATGATGCGACTGAACTCatcataaaaataattcaaggcCAGCTCAGCATCGTTGAATAAGGAGATTCTGCTCCATTTGAATGCGGCCAGGTGATGCAGAAAAGCTTGCACACAGAAATTTTGATAATCTCTTTTCAGGAGAATATGTGGCTTAGATTTGGGGATTTTAGTATTTCTTGTTGCTGCGACGGCACAGTGATCACTGAGACCATTTGCAAATACACCTATACTTGTCTACTGATGGGGGGCGCCTGTTAAAATCAGGTCGATTGAAGATGATTTCAATGGATTTTTAGTGTTTGGGTGGGTTGGAGAATTTACAAGTTGAGTCAGATTTAAAGTGTCACAAAGCGATTTAAGGTTGTCTGATGATGAAGTTAACCAGTCGAGGTTTAAATCTCCAACCAGAAGCAGCTCACGGACGTTTAACCAAGCTACAAACAACTGGAGTGAGGATAGAGCGTCAGGAGATGCAGAGGGTGATTTACTGTATAGCACCCTATGATGGTCAGAGTCTGACCAAGACTTCGAAGAGACGGAGGATAGCAGGGTAacgttatatttatttttaataaccaCCTTTCCTTGGGCGATCGCACCCAAAGACATTATACCCACCCATAGTTGCTTTAGTGAGCCAAGACTCTGACAAAAAAGGATGTCTGTATTAGTCGCCTGGACCTAAATTTTAACGAGATGCAATTTAGGGACCAGACGTCTTGCATTTAAATGTAGTAGACCAAGTCCTGACctagctaatgctaatgctattcAATGCTGGTCCTGGATTTGGCTGGACATTGCCTGAGAGCAAGAGTAAAAGCAGTGATACCTAGTGATACATGATGCCACAATGACATTATTTGGCCTTAAGAGGTGTAtcttcagtgaaagtaaaaCAGGTTTTTAAGACAAAAGAGCACCATAACCAGAGCTGATTAAAGTCATTTCGAAGTAATCCACAAGAGAGTGACAATGACAGATTCGGCAAATCAGAAGGAGCCAATGACCCTGTGTCTGTggcatattttaaatattttcaccAATTGACATCTCtaatttaaatatacagtagacgcacctacaacataaataatccgttccgagaacctttatgttgtagggtttttatgttatacgaagtgtaaaatacatgtaaataacctaatccgttccaagatcttcccaaactcacccctttggcacttcaaaatattcaaagtccaccaaatatggtgggaaaatatactgctcaaaaaaattaaaggaacacttggaaaacacatcagatctaaactgggggaaaaatgatgttgaatatgtttcctgataataagtgggtgatgtattagtaacaaaatgatgccacatcatttgatagaaatgaaaatgatcaccctatagaggggggaaatcaaagacaccccaaaaatgaaagtgaaaaaatgatgcagcacactggtccatttagctaaaatgtcattgtagcaactccaaatgattctcagtagtttgtgtggcccccacgtgcttgtacgcatgcctgacaacgtgggggcatgctcctaatgagactatggatggtgtcctgggggatctcctcccagatctggaccagggcatcactgcggtacctggacgcatggaggaggttccaggagacaggtagttactccaggagagctggacagggccgtaaaaggtccttcaaccctcagcaggatcggtatctgctcctttgtgcaaggaggaacaggatgagcactgccagagccctacaaaatgacctccagcaggccactggtgtgaatgtttctgaccaaacaatcagaaacaggctccatgagggtggcctgagggcccgacgtcctgtagtgggccctgtgctcactgcccagcaccgtagagctccattggcatttgccatagaccaccagaattggcaactacaccactggtgccctgtgctcttccctgatgagagcaagtccaacctgagcacatgcgacagacatgaaagggtctggagatgccgtggagaacgttatgctgcctgcaacatcattcagcatgactggtttggtggtgggtcagtgatggtctggggaggcatatccctggaaggacgcacagacctctacaggttagataacggcaccctgactgctattaggtatcgggatgaaatccttggacccattgtcagaacctacgctggtacagtgggacctgggttcctcctggtccacgacaattcccgacctcatgtggctagtgtatgcaggtagttcctggaggatgaaggaattgataccattgactggcccccacgttcacctgacctaaacccaatagaacacctctgggacattatgtttatataattctttacgttcagtggaatttacgtaaaaggaagtttacgttatgcgaggtactactgtatactgtaaccATATATTGGCATTCCAGCATATCGGAATttttttattctctcatattgaAATTGTCCATCAAAATACATGACATCCATATGGGTCCATCTttaaagacatttatttttttgacagaCGGCTCACTCCCGCCCAAGCCTCCTGCTAGTTTGGCGTTCCGAGCATTAGCTCTcatgacaaaaatgtatgaaaaaatgtTATCGTCAAAAGCACAGACCATCGATTAAGGACCAGTGagatttgttattgtgacaggccaaACCCCTACTAATGAATGGTAATATCAGATGAGCCATCAACACACGGAATACACGTTAAGACGTTTGCATCttacagcaactatggtgcattgaaggaccgctgaacaaagtgcttgaggaaaaaacattatcagtgaggCATATAGACATAAACATGGAGAAAATGTGGGCTATTTCTAACAATGGTACATGTTCGCTGTGCATTTGACCTGTTTCATCACTTATTTATGCAGTAGGCCTACATTAAAGTGACATGTgctttctggaaaaacaaaaaacaaggcatatttttgggggaaaataaatatgatgaaatcatttattTGACAAAAACTTGTGCAGAATAGATCCATTGTTGATCTGGTAgacttttcaaatgtgtaatgaCATACCTCCACCCTGTGCTTGTGAGTCTTGGAGGCTTTGTTCAAAATTCTTTCCATTTGCTGTCAGGAAAGAACATAAAACAAGTGTGAGGGACGCAGGCCCATGTCAACATAAGTGGTTGTGGACATAATGGAATAGGATGCAAGTATTTTTTATTCCATTCACATCTGGAACGAaacagtgtttgtgtgtatgcactAAAATGTCCcaacaatgcataaccttctgcacactgcactcctccacgctctctcacttcctccttcctgtcgtgtgttttttccattcaaattcacattctcagctcttatcaaatgcaattCTGACACcatgtggccgtttttatggcttaaaactgctatAAAAGTGACATCATTAGTGTGCAATTGCATCATCACCTATTTTCGCCTCTTGTGCAAGAAAACTTAAAAGGCgtctaaatacgtctttggaatCGGATGTTCAGGATTATAATTAGGTCTCATGGAAATACATGCGTGTGCTGAAGAGACACATTCTCTTAAAGAGACAGTaacatacacctcacacaacaCTGAAACATGAGATACATCACAAAGTCAGAATTTGTGTGCTCATATGATATTTGACATACATACCCTCTTTTCTTGCATCTTGTCAAAAGCGACCTGAGCAGGCGTCCTTTTGTCCATGTATGTCTTTGTGGCCTTCACCTCCTCCTCATTGTCATTGGTCACAACCTGCTCCATGCGACGCTTGCTCTCCttgtccttcttcttcttcctggacAACACCACTACTTATTAATATATAGCCTGAAAAACGTATATTCAAAAAGACTCAGGCTCCTATTTGTAAATGTTAATATGACATACAGGGGTGGGCTAGTGTTTGCACCCtcatgatttcttatttttttgcatgtttgtcccacttaaatatttcagatgtaaacattagtcaatgacaacacaactcaacactttatgcactttttaaatgaaacattttatcatGAAGggtgaaaaaacatccaaaactacatgtccctgtgtgaagaagtgatggccccctaaagctaataactggctggccccccttagcagcaaccaactgcaatcaacttgcaatgagtctcttccagcgctggggaggaatttagcagaattgttgtcattcagccacattggaggcttttcctttttaaggtcatgccacagcatctcaataggattcaggtcaggacttggactagaccactccaaagtcttcatccattcagaggtggacttgctggtgtgttttggatcattgtcctgaagaccatcacactaccaccaccagattttactgttgatatCATGGTCTTTTTCTGAGAGACACACAGCTTCCAAAAAcgtttgagtattttcccaaaggtcttgaggatcatcaagatgttttggggccttaatgttgtttttgttcagcagtggttttggtcttggaactcgttTGTGCCCAGTGTCAATTTCAATGACACAATGACAatttccacacagggacatgtagctttgcatttaataataaaaagtttcatttaaaaagtgcataaagtgttgagttgtgttgtcattgactaatatttacatttgttggatgatctgaaacatttaagtgcgacaaacatgccataaataagaaatcgggaagggggcaaacattctTCACACTCCTGTGTCTAAACTTAATTCCATAATCGCATATATATTATTTACtattacagtgtttcccatacattcagtTACTGTTTCATAAATTGGAACCACCACAGATATATTTGGCGCTCGGGAGTGTTTGTGTAGCTTATATAAGTATGCAAGTCTGTACACTAGATGGTATCGTAACTCTGGTTCTGACCACACCTCATatgcagtgttgccaacttggtcgctaaatctggcaaattccaaaccctcttggtgacatatcaaaagcgactagcgactttttctggtgtcgatggagagttttctggtatttggggacttaaaagtgaaagcacatatgCTGCGCCCCACCCTAAAACAGCCACAAGCTgtcagtgcacagtcagcttcCACAGCACACCGAGGGCATCGTGGAACTccacgcatccatgaatcacgcatgtgAGAGGCGAGATGACGGccggggtggatctcgccctgttttacagagcgggatctaaaacATGAATGTTTCTTCATCTTGAAATGGCCGGAGGCGAGTATGGATGTTATTATGAAGCTGGCTGGACGTTGAGGCACGCTGGCCGAGACCAAATAATacgattattttattttgatgaagtgatcgCCAATTTTAGATGAACAaaacaagaatcaagtttatttgtaattCTAAACGTAacaaaggtgtttttactcactttttgtctcttacgaggttatgcttttttcctacagaatctgttacatcatatgcaaattggATGCAAATTAGCATATGACGGCATCATCAAATCGACTTCAAGGACAGCCAATGGCTCCTTTTCTCACTGAGGCGCTCATATGTCCATACAAATACAATCACTGACTTGACCGCGCATTATTACGCATGTTCATCAAAAtagtgaaaaatgtatttaaaaatccACCGTCGTGTTACAACGCGCACGCACTGGTGACTGACTTTGTaggattttgtgcaaaaaaaaaaaagtactgctCGACGACTTGTGTTCCTCGAcgtcttttttaaatgtttgcagtTAGCAGTTTCGCTTATATCTGGAATACTAAAGTGTCGATGAGTGTTTTATTGCACAGTAACTATTTTTCATGAGCGACACGTACACATCAAGCCCAAGACAGACAGATTACTTTAGTGTTGTGCTAGCATGTATGCTCACTTGTACGACGGGCGAACGGCCGAATTGAAACGCACTGAAGGGCTGCATTTAACAGGCCCACAAT harbors:
- the fam32a gene encoding protein FAM32A-like, yielding MAEYDTVQKSALKIKGLGSISSGKKKKKKDKESKRRMEQVVTNDNEEEVKATKTYMDKRTPAQVAFDKMQEKRQMERILNKASKTHKHRVEDFNRHLDNLTEHYDIPKVSWTK